The candidate division KSB1 bacterium genome window below encodes:
- a CDS encoding S8 family serine peptidase: MRRVILKVFMLLTCTSLVWASEEDVKKMEVKRPDVAIPSFIGWVADEIVVQLDKSAVMNLDRTTMALGKSGINAIDQLNRQYNAVEMKQQFPVSKPRYYNGRLVDLSGWHKIKFASPQADIEAVVAAYKQAAGVIEAQPIGIHTIYATPNDPQYANQYHLNQTNDHDVDAPEAWDQQTGNSQIIVAMLDTGVRYYHKDLGGSNAAAGNFSSISGNMWKNPGEIIGNGIDDDGNGYIDDIVGYDFVSSPIAGSSSCWPGEDCTTKDNDPRDFNGHGTHCAGNIAAINNNGYATASVSGGWLAGSQQTTANGVRVMACRIGSSEKYLGFLNIEVGYVRMDYCAEAFNYAATMGAHIASCSWGSSNSGGLGAAIDNFLGSGGLIFKAAGNDNTGDSPDYMGSRTDIINVAATDQNDLKSDFSNYGSYVDVSAPGTDIVSLYHNHNDAANDYVATMSGTSMATPIAASVAALIWSAEPTWTASQVRNRLESTTDNIDGLNPSYAGKLGTGRVNAFNAVNGLGAPPTPPNAPSGLTATAVSTSQINLAWTDNSTNETGFEIDRATTSGGPYTQIATTAANVTSYSDTGLSPNTTYYYRVRATNGAGDSGNSNEASATTFAPPAPPAAPSGLTATAVSSSQINLAWTDNSTNETGFKIERATTSGGPYTQIATTAANVTTYSNTGLSPSTTYYYRVRATNEGGDSGYSNEASATTQNAPSGNLALNKTATASSTYSSTYSPAKAVDGSTSTYWRSASVSKSNPNTWLMVDLGAPYSLTRGVVKWYQNYHATQYRFQISNTGGSSDSEWTTVYTNTAGTSGTQDVTFTSPFAARYFRIRMDKNNKGHNRVAELECYAGSGAAPKPIIGAPDVIASELPADFELAQNYPNPFNPSTTITFSLPQEEHVTLKVFNVIGEEVATLVNGRREAGMHTVRFEPANLPSGIYFYVLEAGETRLVRRLTFMK; this comes from the coding sequence ATGCGACGAGTGATTTTGAAGGTGTTCATGCTTCTGACGTGTACCTCGCTGGTATGGGCGTCGGAAGAGGACGTCAAAAAGATGGAGGTCAAGCGGCCCGACGTCGCCATCCCGAGTTTTATCGGCTGGGTGGCGGATGAAATTGTCGTGCAACTCGACAAGTCGGCGGTGATGAATCTCGACCGCACCACCATGGCGCTGGGCAAGTCGGGAATCAATGCCATCGACCAGCTCAACCGGCAATACAATGCGGTGGAGATGAAGCAGCAATTCCCGGTTTCCAAACCACGCTACTACAACGGGCGCCTGGTCGACCTCTCCGGCTGGCACAAAATCAAATTTGCGAGCCCGCAGGCCGACATCGAGGCGGTCGTGGCGGCGTACAAACAGGCGGCCGGGGTGATCGAGGCCCAGCCGATCGGCATTCACACGATCTACGCCACGCCCAACGATCCACAGTACGCCAACCAGTACCATCTCAATCAAACCAATGATCATGACGTCGATGCGCCGGAGGCCTGGGATCAGCAAACCGGCAACAGCCAGATCATCGTTGCCATGCTGGACACCGGCGTGCGTTACTATCACAAGGATCTCGGTGGCAGCAATGCGGCGGCCGGCAATTTTTCCTCGATCAGCGGCAACATGTGGAAGAATCCCGGCGAAATCATCGGCAATGGCATCGATGACGACGGCAACGGCTACATCGATGACATCGTCGGTTACGACTTCGTTTCGTCGCCGATCGCCGGCTCCAGTTCCTGCTGGCCGGGCGAGGATTGCACCACCAAGGACAACGACCCGCGTGATTTCAACGGCCACGGCACGCACTGCGCCGGCAACATTGCGGCGATCAACAACAACGGCTATGCCACGGCCTCGGTTTCCGGCGGCTGGCTCGCCGGCTCGCAACAGACCACGGCCAACGGGGTGCGGGTGATGGCCTGCCGCATCGGGTCCTCGGAAAAATATTTGGGCTTCTTGAACATTGAAGTCGGTTACGTGCGCATGGATTATTGCGCCGAGGCCTTCAACTACGCCGCCACCATGGGCGCCCACATTGCCTCCTGCTCCTGGGGTTCATCCAACTCCGGCGGCCTGGGTGCGGCCATCGACAACTTCCTGGGCTCGGGTGGTTTGATTTTCAAAGCGGCCGGCAATGACAACACCGGCGACAGCCCGGATTACATGGGCTCGCGCACCGACATTATCAATGTGGCGGCCACCGATCAGAACGATCTTAAATCCGATTTTTCGAACTACGGCAGCTACGTCGACGTCTCGGCCCCGGGCACGGACATCGTCAGCCTCTATCACAACCACAACGATGCCGCCAACGATTATGTCGCCACCATGAGCGGCACTTCGATGGCGACCCCCATTGCGGCGAGCGTGGCTGCGTTGATCTGGTCGGCGGAACCGACCTGGACCGCAAGCCAGGTGCGCAACCGTCTGGAGAGCACCACCGACAACATTGACGGCCTGAATCCCTCCTATGCCGGCAAGCTCGGCACCGGCCGGGTCAATGCCTTCAACGCGGTCAATGGCCTGGGCGCGCCCCCGACCCCGCCCAATGCTCCCAGTGGCCTGACCGCCACCGCCGTGAGCACCAGCCAAATCAACCTGGCGTGGACCGATAATTCCACCAATGAAACCGGCTTTGAGATCGATCGCGCCACCACCTCCGGCGGGCCCTACACCCAGATTGCCACTACCGCCGCCAACGTCACTTCTTATTCAGACACCGGTCTCTCGCCCAACACCACCTACTACTACCGCGTACGCGCCACCAACGGCGCCGGCGACTCGGGCAACTCCAACGAGGCCAGTGCCACCACCTTCGCGCCACCCGCGCCGCCGGCAGCGCCCAGCGGCCTGACTGCCACCGCGGTGAGCAGCAGTCAAATCAATCTCGCCTGGACCGACAACTCCACCAATGAGACCGGCTTCAAGATCGAACGTGCCACCACGTCCGGCGGGCCCTACACCCAGATTGCCACCACCGCCGCCAACGTCACTACCTATTCGAACACCGGTCTCTCGCCCAGCACCACCTACTACTACCGCGTGCGCGCCACCAACGAAGGCGGCGACTCGGGCTACTCCAACGAGGCCTCTGCCACCACGCAAAATGCGCCCTCCGGCAACCTGGCCTTAAACAAAACCGCCACCGCCTCCAGCACCTACAGCAGCACCTACTCCCCCGCCAAGGCGGTGGACGGCAGCACCAGCACCTACTGGCGCAGCGCCTCGGTGAGCAAAAGCAACCCCAACACCTGGTTGATGGTCGATCTCGGCGCACCCTACAGCCTGACCCGTGGCGTGGTGAAATGGTATCAAAACTATCACGCCACCCAGTACCGCTTCCAAATCTCCAACACCGGCGGCAGCAGTGACAGCGAATGGACCACGGTCTACACCAACACCGCCGGCACCTCCGGCACCCAGGACGTGACCTTCACCTCGCCCTTTGCGGCACGCTATTTCCGCATCCGCATGGACAAAAACAACAAGGGCCACAATCGTGTGGCGGAGCTGGAGTGCTACGCCGGCTCGGGCGCGGCACCCAAGCCGATTATTGGCGCGCCTGACGTGATTGCCAGTGAGCTGCCCGCTGATTTCGAGCTGGCGCAAAACTATCCCAACCCCTTCAATCCCAGCACCACTATCACCTTCAGCCTGCCGCAGGAAGAACATGTGACGCTGAAGGTCTTCAACGTCATTGGCGAGGAGGTCGCCACGCTGGTGAACGGCCGCCGCGAGGCGGGGATGCACACGGTGAGATTTGAACCCGCCAATCTGCCCAGCGGGATTTACTTCTACGTGCTCGAAGCGGGTGAAACTCGTTTGGTGCGGCGATTGACCTTTATGAAGTGA
- a CDS encoding carboxylate-amine ligase, with product MKELFTLGIEEEFQIVDPRTRELRSHLSQMLADGKMLLQENIKPELHQSVVEVGTGICRNIREARASVAALRRGIAQIAAKNGLCIVAAGTHPFSDWRTQEITEHERYKMIIDEMGDVARANLIFGLHVHVGIEDRETAIALCNQMRYFLPHILALSTSSPFWLGRRTGLKSTRAVIFRRFPRTGIPDYFTSWADFEHFVQTLVKTNCIDNGKKIWWDIRPHAFFNTLEIRICDLPTNIDTTIAIAALIQATVAKLWMLHKSNMSFRIYRPTLIEENKWRAARYGISGKLIDFGKQAEVPFRDLLYEYIRFVDEAVDELDSRQEINYLYRILETGTSADRQLQVYEESNHDLTAVMDFLIRETMAGIDPAG from the coding sequence GTGAAAGAGCTATTCACTCTTGGCATCGAGGAGGAATTCCAGATTGTCGATCCGCGCACCCGCGAGTTGCGTTCCCATCTTTCGCAAATGCTGGCGGACGGCAAGATGTTGCTGCAGGAAAACATCAAGCCGGAGCTGCATCAGTCGGTGGTCGAAGTGGGCACCGGCATCTGCCGCAACATTCGCGAGGCGCGCGCGAGCGTCGCCGCCCTGCGGCGCGGCATCGCCCAGATTGCTGCCAAGAACGGGCTGTGCATCGTGGCTGCAGGCACCCATCCTTTTTCCGACTGGCGCACGCAGGAAATCACCGAGCACGAACGCTACAAGATGATCATCGACGAGATGGGCGATGTCGCGCGTGCCAATCTCATCTTCGGCCTGCACGTGCACGTCGGCATCGAAGATCGCGAGACCGCCATTGCGCTCTGCAACCAAATGCGCTACTTCCTGCCCCACATTCTGGCGCTTTCCACCAGTTCGCCCTTTTGGCTCGGCCGGCGCACCGGCTTGAAATCGACGCGCGCTGTCATCTTTCGCCGTTTTCCCCGCACCGGCATCCCGGATTATTTCACCTCCTGGGCCGATTTTGAGCATTTTGTGCAAACCCTGGTGAAGACCAACTGCATCGACAACGGCAAGAAAATCTGGTGGGACATCCGGCCGCATGCCTTTTTCAACACCCTGGAAATCCGCATCTGCGACCTCCCCACCAACATTGACACCACCATCGCCATCGCCGCCCTGATCCAGGCCACCGTCGCCAAGCTTTGGATGCTGCACAAGAGCAACATGAGCTTCCGCATTTACCGGCCAACCCTGATCGAAGAAAACAAATGGCGGGCGGCGCGCTACGGCATCTCCGGCAAATTGATTGATTTCGGCAAGCAGGCCGAAGTGCCGTTCCGCGACCTGCTTTATGAATACATTCGCTTCGTCGATGAAGCAGTCGATGAGCTCGACAGCCGGCAGGAAATCAATTATCTTTACCGTATCCTGGAGACCGGAACCAGCGCCGACCGCCAGCTTCAGGTGTACGAGGAAAGCAATCACGACCTCACTGCGGTGATGGATTTTTTGATCCGCGAAACGATGGCGGGAATCGATCCGGCAGGATGA
- a CDS encoding DUF2652 domain-containing protein — protein MQPATSKAILLIADISGFTRFMRLHRMAISHAKQIVVRLLQSIISASTPPLTLAELEGDAAFFYALSAGEKDLPQTLAAVKTQIPQFFRSFYQALYQTRDLRLCVCEACMRVEELRLKIVMHAGDIAIARIEKFEKLFGLDVILVHRLLKNPLPAREYILMTREVYRQLDGFHELQPEKCRVDCEGIGRVETLVFYPPPELTGLPSTPVAATPPSLWHKLRWIAQLDWGFLRSLLPGRQ, from the coding sequence GTGCAACCTGCCACCTCCAAAGCCATTCTGTTGATTGCCGACATCAGTGGTTTTACCCGCTTCATGCGGCTGCATCGCATGGCCATCAGCCATGCCAAACAAATCGTGGTGCGGCTGCTGCAGTCGATCATTTCTGCCTCCACGCCGCCTCTTACCCTGGCCGAACTGGAGGGCGATGCCGCTTTCTTCTATGCGCTCTCCGCCGGTGAGAAAGACCTGCCGCAGACGCTCGCCGCGGTCAAAACACAAATACCGCAATTCTTTCGTTCGTTTTATCAGGCGCTCTACCAAACCCGCGACCTGCGGCTGTGCGTGTGTGAGGCGTGCATGCGCGTCGAGGAGTTGCGGCTGAAAATCGTCATGCACGCCGGCGACATCGCAATCGCGCGCATTGAAAAGTTCGAGAAACTGTTCGGCCTGGACGTCATCCTGGTGCACCGCCTGCTCAAAAACCCGCTGCCGGCGCGCGAGTACATTCTCATGACCCGGGAGGTTTACCGCCAGCTCGATGGCTTCCACGAGCTGCAGCCGGAAAAATGCCGGGTCGACTGCGAAGGCATCGGCCGGGTGGAGACGCTGGTGTTCTATCCGCCGCCGGAGTTGACCGGCCTGCCCTCCACCCCAGTTGCGGCAACACCCCCCTCCCTGTGGCACAAACTCCGCTGGATTGCGCAACTCGATTGGGGCTTCCTGCGCAGCCTGCTGCCCGGCAGACAATAA
- the add gene encoding adenosine deaminase produces MKITRDFLHALPKTDLHCHLDGSIRVNTAMELARANGIALPDNAEAAYDLLSVKGQVENLSEYIDKFDLTLKLMQDEEALRRIAYELAADAAAENVRYIEVRFSPILHQQKGLSLEQVMDAVLAGLSEAEKRFPIRTAVIICAIRSMSPAATLRLAELTLQYKRRGVVAFDLAGREFGNPAKDHAKAFYFIRKHCINCTVHAGEAYGPDSIYQAIHACGAHRIGHGTRLIEDEDLLNYVCDHRIPLEVCLTSNVQTKTVLRIEHHPFKKFLDRQLRVTLNTDNRLISRTTMTDELWLAVQTWDLNYEQVKKIVLNGFKSLFIPFAEKTKIYHEAKALLAQYD; encoded by the coding sequence ATGAAAATCACCCGTGACTTTCTGCACGCACTACCGAAAACCGACCTGCATTGCCATCTCGACGGCTCGATCCGGGTGAATACCGCCATGGAGCTCGCCCGCGCCAACGGCATTGCCCTGCCGGACAACGCCGAGGCGGCTTATGATCTCCTCTCGGTCAAAGGCCAGGTGGAAAATCTCAGTGAGTATATCGACAAGTTCGACCTCACCCTCAAGCTGATGCAGGATGAGGAGGCGCTGCGCCGCATTGCCTATGAGCTGGCTGCCGATGCCGCCGCCGAAAACGTGCGCTACATCGAAGTCCGCTTCTCGCCGATCCTGCATCAGCAAAAGGGGCTGTCACTCGAACAGGTGATGGATGCGGTGCTTGCCGGACTGAGCGAGGCCGAAAAGCGCTTCCCCATCCGCACCGCGGTGATCATCTGCGCGATTCGCAGCATGTCGCCGGCGGCCACGCTGCGGCTGGCGGAGTTGACCTTGCAATACAAACGCCGCGGGGTGGTGGCCTTCGACCTCGCCGGCCGCGAGTTCGGCAATCCCGCCAAGGATCACGCCAAGGCCTTCTACTTCATCCGCAAACATTGCATCAACTGCACCGTGCACGCCGGCGAAGCCTACGGCCCCGACAGCATCTACCAGGCCATTCATGCCTGCGGCGCCCACCGCATCGGCCACGGCACCCGCCTGATCGAAGATGAAGATCTGCTCAACTACGTCTGCGATCACCGCATTCCGCTGGAAGTCTGCCTGACCAGCAACGTGCAAACCAAAACAGTGCTGCGCATCGAACATCACCCCTTCAAAAAGTTTCTCGACCGCCAACTGCGCGTCACGCTCAACACCGACAACCGTCTCATCTCCCGCACCACCATGACCGACGAGCTGTGGCTCGCCGTGCAGACCTGGGATCTGAATTATGAGCAGGTGAAAAAAATCGTGCTCAATGGGTTCAAAAGCCTGTTCATCCCCTTCGCCGAAAAAACGAAAATCTACCACGAGGCCAAAGCCCTGCTGGCGCAGTACGATTGA
- a CDS encoding heme lyase CcmF/NrfE family subunit, whose translation MTQLGSIFIWLSLGCAVYAILASVLGARRKDAQLLASSENAAFGVTIFLTLAALALWQAIFADNFRVEYVASYSNRALPAYYKFTALWAGMKGSLLFWAWLLSLFSTVCILLYRRKQITLMPYVTAINTAVALFFICLITFVTPPFEMLNFMPADGRGLNPLLQHPAMAIHPPVLYLGYVGFTIPYAFALAALITGQLGNEWLKITRRWTIIPWFFLGVGMMLGGKWAYMELGWGGYWAWDPVENAALMPWLTGTAFLHSVIIQEKKNMLRVWNMVLIILTFTLCIFGTFLTRSGVISSVHSFTTSSLGPLFLAFVGLIAIASSWLLILRSHLLRSPVRMEAVISRESTFLLNNVVFVGACFAVFWGTVFPVVSEAVRGVKITVGAPWFNAVLVPISLLLLLLTGVGPLVAWRKSSLAQLRRMFAIPVLGALLALAVFLAFGIRHLYALISFTLSVFVTLTIVLEFHRGALARGHSSGEPYPLALWRLLMRNKRRYGGYIVHFGMVLLFVGVTGMAFTQEIEGQVKPGESLKLRNYELVYQTTEQFSDPNKVMIQATMTVKRDGKVVDTIYPQKHFYIVQEQPTTEVALFSNLREDLYVVLGAHQPETNAATFHVYLNPLVTWVWIGGLVLTLGTLITLLPEPREGRRQPAAQPAARAGKHAPATV comes from the coding sequence ATGACTCAATTGGGAAGCATCTTCATCTGGCTGTCGCTCGGCTGTGCCGTATATGCCATCCTCGCCTCCGTGCTGGGCGCACGGCGCAAGGACGCGCAATTGCTTGCCAGCAGCGAGAACGCTGCCTTTGGCGTCACCATTTTTCTCACGCTGGCTGCACTGGCTTTGTGGCAGGCGATCTTCGCCGACAACTTCCGCGTCGAATACGTGGCGAGCTACAGCAATCGCGCGTTGCCGGCTTATTACAAATTCACCGCGCTGTGGGCAGGCATGAAAGGCTCGCTGCTGTTTTGGGCGTGGCTGCTCTCCCTGTTCAGCACGGTGTGCATTCTGCTTTATCGCCGCAAGCAGATCACTCTAATGCCGTATGTCACGGCGATCAACACAGCGGTAGCGCTGTTCTTCATCTGCCTGATCACCTTCGTCACGCCGCCGTTTGAAATGCTGAATTTCATGCCGGCGGACGGCCGCGGCTTGAACCCCCTGCTGCAGCATCCCGCCATGGCGATTCACCCGCCGGTGCTTTATCTCGGCTATGTGGGCTTCACCATTCCCTACGCTTTCGCCCTGGCCGCCCTGATCACCGGCCAACTCGGCAATGAATGGCTTAAAATCACGCGGCGGTGGACCATCATCCCGTGGTTCTTCCTGGGGGTGGGCATGATGCTGGGCGGCAAGTGGGCCTATATGGAACTCGGCTGGGGCGGCTACTGGGCCTGGGATCCAGTCGAAAACGCCGCGCTGATGCCCTGGCTCACCGGCACCGCCTTCCTGCATTCCGTCATTATTCAGGAAAAGAAAAACATGCTGCGCGTGTGGAACATGGTGTTGATCATTCTCACCTTCACCTTGTGCATCTTCGGCACCTTCCTCACCCGCAGCGGCGTGATTTCCTCAGTGCACAGCTTCACCACCTCCAGCCTGGGTCCGCTGTTTCTCGCCTTTGTCGGCCTGATTGCGATTGCCTCCTCCTGGCTGCTGATTCTGCGCTCGCATCTTTTGCGCAGCCCGGTGCGAATGGAGGCGGTCATCTCGCGCGAATCCACCTTCCTGTTGAACAACGTGGTGTTTGTGGGCGCCTGCTTCGCGGTGTTTTGGGGTACGGTCTTTCCGGTGGTGTCGGAGGCCGTGCGCGGCGTCAAGATCACCGTCGGTGCCCCCTGGTTCAACGCGGTGCTGGTGCCGATCTCCCTGCTGCTGTTGCTGCTCACCGGCGTCGGGCCGCTGGTGGCCTGGCGCAAGAGCTCGCTGGCGCAACTGCGCAGGATGTTCGCGATCCCCGTGCTGGGCGCATTGCTTGCGCTGGCGGTCTTTCTGGCATTCGGCATCCGCCACCTCTACGCACTCATCTCGTTCACCCTGAGCGTGTTCGTGACGCTCACCATCGTGCTGGAATTCCACCGCGGCGCGCTGGCGCGCGGCCACAGCAGCGGCGAACCCTATCCCCTCGCGCTCTGGCGCCTGCTGATGCGCAACAAGCGGCGCTACGGCGGCTACATCGTCCATTTCGGCATGGTGCTGTTGTTCGTCGGGGTGACCGGCATGGCGTTCACCCAGGAGATCGAAGGCCAGGTCAAACCCGGCGAATCCCTCAAGCTGCGCAATTACGAGCTGGTGTACCAAACCACCGAGCAGTTCAGCGACCCCAACAAAGTCATGATCCAGGCCACCATGACAGTCAAGCGCGACGGCAAGGTGGTGGATACGATTTATCCGCAAAAACACTTTTATATCGTACAAGAACAGCCAACCACCGAGGTGGCGTTGTTTTCGAATTTGCGCGAAGACCTGTACGTTGTTCTCGGCGCCCATCAACCCGAAACCAATGCCGCAACCTTTCACGTCTACCTCAATCCCCTGGTCACCTGGGTGTGGATTGGCGGGCTGGTCTTGACGCTGGGCACCCTGATTACCCTGCTGCCCGAGCCGCGTGAGGGTCGGCGCCAGCCAGCCGCCCAACCGGCGGCGCGAGCCGGCAAGCACGCGCCTGCCACGGTTTGA
- a CDS encoding cytochrome c maturation protein CcmE, whose product MERRRVRIFAAFGAVIAIIAWMIASGFKDTMVYYKTVPELKAIGQEADGRGFRVSGHVVPGSVVKAEDGLSISFVIEEQGQQLPVSYHGIVPDTFKEDIDVLLEGKYANGRFAASQIFTKCASKYESEKGSGEAAPPST is encoded by the coding sequence ATGGAACGTCGCCGTGTTCGCATCTTCGCTGCCTTTGGTGCGGTGATTGCCATCATCGCATGGATGATCGCCAGCGGCTTTAAGGATACCATGGTGTATTACAAGACCGTGCCCGAACTCAAAGCCATTGGCCAGGAGGCGGACGGCCGCGGCTTTCGCGTCAGCGGGCACGTGGTGCCCGGCTCAGTGGTGAAAGCCGAGGATGGTCTGTCCATCAGCTTTGTGATCGAGGAACAAGGCCAGCAACTGCCGGTGTCGTATCACGGCATCGTGCCGGACACGTTCAAGGAAGACATCGACGTCCTGCTGGAAGGCAAATATGCCAACGGCCGGTTTGCGGCCAGCCAAATCTTCACCAAGTGCGCCAGCAAATATGAAAGTGAAAAGGGCAGCGGGGAGGCGGCGCCGCCTTCGACCTGA
- the rny gene encoding ribonuclease Y produces the protein MGSFGIYGAVALTAFVLAWFLAKFVIHRRLARARATAADLLAQAEKEAERKKQQILVQAKQEWYREREEQEQKLKQRQRKVEQNEERLEERERKLNRRDEALRQRESALQQRESELENHRLSLKAKDAELEKLIATQTLELSKITQLSLEEAKQRLMENLRQEFNREAAELYKSIVDEAKANATREAKRILTMTIERIASEHASETSVSVVPIPSEEVKGRIIGRDGRNIKAFEQATGVKVVVDDTPEAVVLSAFDPVKREVARLALERLISNGKIHPQRVEDVVAACEEEVEKIIWRAGNEAVAAVGIGKIHPDLIRVLGRLHFRTSYGQNVLEHSKEVAFICGALAAELRLDVRMAKRAGLLHDIGKAVSQNQEGTHTQLGMEIGRKYNEDPIVINAIGSHHEDIPADNLISLLVSAADAISGSRPGARRDTLDGYVKRIDKLEKLADSFDAVAKAYAISAGREIRVMVQPEKISDAEADLLASDIAKKIHQALEYPGQIKVTVIRETKATAYA, from the coding sequence GGCCGAGAAGGAAGCGGAACGCAAGAAACAGCAAATCCTGGTGCAGGCCAAACAGGAGTGGTATCGCGAGCGCGAAGAGCAGGAACAAAAACTCAAACAGCGCCAGCGCAAGGTGGAGCAAAACGAAGAGCGCCTGGAGGAGCGCGAAAGAAAGCTCAACCGCCGCGATGAGGCACTGCGGCAGCGCGAGAGCGCCTTGCAGCAGCGCGAGAGCGAACTGGAGAACCACCGTCTCTCGCTCAAAGCCAAGGATGCCGAGCTGGAAAAGCTGATTGCCACCCAAACCCTCGAGCTTTCCAAAATCACCCAGCTTTCCCTGGAGGAGGCGAAACAGCGGTTGATGGAGAATCTGCGGCAGGAATTCAATCGCGAGGCGGCGGAGCTTTACAAAAGCATTGTTGATGAGGCCAAGGCCAACGCCACGCGTGAAGCCAAACGCATCCTCACCATGACCATCGAGCGCATTGCCTCCGAACATGCTTCCGAGACCTCGGTGTCGGTGGTGCCCATCCCTTCGGAAGAAGTCAAAGGCCGCATCATTGGCCGTGACGGCCGCAACATCAAAGCTTTCGAGCAGGCCACCGGCGTGAAGGTGGTGGTGGATGACACGCCCGAGGCGGTGGTGCTCTCCGCCTTTGATCCGGTCAAACGCGAAGTCGCGCGGCTGGCGCTGGAGCGGCTGATCAGCAACGGCAAGATTCATCCCCAGCGGGTGGAGGACGTGGTGGCGGCGTGCGAGGAGGAGGTCGAAAAAATCATTTGGCGCGCCGGCAACGAAGCCGTGGCCGCGGTGGGCATCGGCAAAATTCACCCTGATCTCATTCGTGTGCTCGGCCGGCTGCATTTTCGCACCAGCTACGGGCAAAACGTGCTGGAGCACTCCAAGGAGGTGGCCTTCATCTGCGGCGCGCTGGCCGCCGAGTTGCGGCTGGATGTGCGCATGGCCAAACGCGCCGGCCTGCTGCATGACATCGGCAAGGCCGTCAGCCAAAACCAGGAGGGCACCCACACCCAGCTCGGCATGGAGATCGGCCGAAAGTACAACGAAGATCCCATCGTCATCAATGCCATCGGCTCCCACCATGAAGACATTCCCGCGGATAATTTGATCTCGCTGCTGGTGAGCGCGGCCGACGCCATCTCTGGCTCGCGGCCGGGGGCGCGCCGCGACACCCTGGACGGCTATGTCAAACGCATCGACAAGCTCGAGAAGCTGGCGGACAGCTTTGATGCCGTGGCGAAAGCCTATGCCATCTCCGCGGGCCGCGAAATCCGCGTGATGGTGCAGCCCGAAAAAATCAGCGATGCCGAAGCCGATCTGCTGGCCTCTGACATCGCCAAGAAGATTCACCAGGCGCTGGAATATCCCGGCCAAATCAAGGTCACCGTCATTCGCGAAACCAAGGCGACCGCCTATGCCTGA